In the Streptomyces sp. f51 genome, one interval contains:
- a CDS encoding sulfurtransferase has translation MSELVDVSPFAQVEELNGLPGHVVLADVRWYLDGRSGRAAYEEGHLPGAVFVDLDRWLTGPATPEGGRNPLPSPELFSEGMRALGIHDDDIVVAYDDQGGVIAARLVWMLRSTGRRAAVLDGGLAAYLQAHPGSLTVGEPAPTEADFSVRAWPAEALAAADQVVGPDVLAVDARNRDRFAGEQDPVDPRPGHVPGAVNVPCRENLDGQGRLLPEQRIRDNFAAAGVDQDSSPKVVSYCGSGVTACHNLLALEHVGLRPGRLFVGGWSAYSRDESRPVETGLAR, from the coding sequence ATGAGTGAACTTGTGGATGTCTCGCCGTTCGCGCAGGTTGAAGAGCTGAACGGCCTGCCGGGGCACGTGGTCCTGGCGGACGTGAGGTGGTATCTGGATGGCCGATCCGGGCGGGCGGCGTACGAGGAGGGACATCTGCCGGGTGCGGTGTTCGTGGACCTCGACCGCTGGCTGACGGGGCCCGCGACACCGGAGGGCGGACGGAATCCGTTGCCGTCACCGGAGCTGTTCAGCGAGGGCATGCGGGCGTTGGGCATCCACGACGACGACATCGTCGTGGCCTACGACGACCAAGGCGGAGTCATCGCGGCCCGGCTGGTGTGGATGCTGCGGAGCACCGGTCGTCGCGCGGCGGTCCTCGACGGCGGACTCGCCGCCTATCTCCAGGCACACCCCGGCTCCCTGACCGTGGGGGAACCGGCGCCCACCGAGGCCGACTTCTCCGTACGCGCCTGGCCCGCGGAGGCCCTGGCGGCGGCCGACCAAGTGGTGGGACCTGACGTCCTGGCGGTCGACGCCCGCAACCGTGACCGGTTCGCAGGCGAGCAGGATCCGGTCGACCCGCGCCCCGGCCACGTTCCGGGGGCGGTGAACGTCCCCTGCCGGGAGAACCTGGACGGCCAGGGACGCCTCCTGCCCGAGCAGCGGATCCGCGACAACTTCGCCGCCGCGGGAGTGGACCAGGACTCCTCGCCGAAGGTCGTGTCGTACTGCGGCTCGGGCGTGACGGCCTGTCACAACCTCCTGGCTCTCGAGCACGTGGGTCTGCGTCCCGGCCGGCTCTTCGTCGGGGGATGGTCCGCCTACAGCCGTGACGAGTCCCGCCCCGTGGAGACCGGACTCGCTCGCTGA
- a CDS encoding formate/nitrite transporter family protein: MPMTMPATIAASADLAVKKSRLVRSPARYLVSAMLAGIYIGVGEVLLLTVAGPLDAEHSGAVKLVEGMVFPVALTMVMFAGADLFTSQCMTMTFGALSRRTNWMDMARVWVMSLLGNLAGAVFFALIIGAAGTVKTGPSSALLGSLLAAKQAETGGQLFARAVLCNMLVCLAVWMFTRTSGDGAKAFMIWIPVFAFVSSGFEHSVANMALFSLGIVSGQAGVGDLAHNLAFTVPGNIVGGAVLVAGAYWFTNRGTSKPVDVPAEPSLPAADTAPRTLTTV, from the coding sequence ATGCCCATGACGATGCCCGCCACCATTGCCGCGTCCGCAGATCTGGCCGTAAAGAAGTCCCGGCTGGTTCGCTCACCTGCCCGTTACCTGGTCTCCGCGATGCTCGCCGGCATCTACATCGGTGTCGGCGAGGTCCTGCTGCTCACCGTCGCGGGGCCGCTCGACGCGGAGCATTCGGGTGCCGTCAAGCTCGTCGAGGGCATGGTGTTCCCCGTAGCTCTGACCATGGTGATGTTCGCTGGTGCCGATCTGTTCACCAGCCAGTGCATGACCATGACGTTCGGCGCGCTCAGCCGCCGAACCAACTGGATGGACATGGCGCGGGTCTGGGTGATGTCCCTGCTCGGCAACCTCGCGGGGGCCGTGTTCTTCGCGTTGATCATAGGCGCGGCCGGGACCGTCAAGACCGGGCCCTCCTCCGCCCTGCTGGGCAGTCTGCTGGCCGCGAAGCAAGCGGAGACGGGAGGACAGCTCTTCGCCCGGGCCGTGCTCTGCAACATGCTGGTCTGCCTGGCCGTGTGGATGTTCACCCGCACGTCCGGCGACGGGGCCAAGGCCTTCATGATCTGGATTCCGGTGTTCGCCTTCGTCTCCAGCGGCTTCGAGCACAGCGTCGCCAACATGGCACTGTTCTCGCTCGGTATAGTCAGCGGCCAGGCAGGCGTCGGCGACCTCGCCCACAACCTCGCCTTCACCGTCCCGGGCAACATCGTGGGGGGAGCGGTGCTGGTGGCCGGGGCGTACTGGTTCACGAACCGCGGCACTTCCAAGCCCGTCGACGTCCCCGCCGAGCCGTCGCTCCCCGCGGCTGACACCGCCCCGCGGACCCTTACGACCGTCTGA
- a CDS encoding phosphotransferase: MDEVEVVVAHSERATLRVGDVFLKVDADQARVDVEVEAMSLAPVPTPEVLWRKPPVLAIAAVPGTTLGRLGGPVTGSPSAWAAAGAAIRKLHDAPLPPRLGRAGRSVVALTAELDAECELLVTHGLLPADLVTRNRRIAEAALRPWAPAFTHGDLQIAHVFLDGDEVTGIIDWSEAGRGDALYDLATFTLGHEEHLDDLIAGYGADVDLDVILAWWSLRSLLVVRWLIEHGFDAFAPGCEVDVLRSRM, from the coding sequence ATGGACGAGGTCGAAGTTGTTGTCGCCCATTCCGAGCGTGCGACGCTGCGCGTCGGTGACGTGTTCCTGAAGGTGGACGCCGATCAGGCGCGCGTCGACGTCGAGGTGGAGGCGATGTCCCTCGCGCCGGTCCCGACCCCCGAAGTTCTGTGGCGCAAGCCGCCCGTGCTCGCGATCGCCGCAGTCCCGGGGACGACGCTCGGGCGCCTCGGCGGACCGGTGACCGGGTCACCGTCGGCGTGGGCCGCGGCGGGCGCGGCCATCCGGAAGCTGCACGACGCGCCGCTGCCGCCCCGGCTCGGCCGGGCAGGGCGGAGCGTCGTCGCGCTGACGGCGGAACTCGACGCCGAGTGCGAGCTGCTGGTGACGCACGGCCTCCTGCCCGCCGACCTGGTCACCCGCAACCGCCGGATCGCCGAGGCCGCGCTGCGGCCGTGGGCTCCGGCGTTCACCCACGGCGACCTACAGATCGCGCACGTCTTCCTCGACGGCGACGAGGTCACCGGCATCATCGACTGGTCCGAGGCGGGCCGGGGCGATGCCCTGTACGACCTCGCCACCTTCACGCTCGGGCACGAGGAGCACCTCGACGACCTCATCGCCGGCTACGGCGCCGACGTCGACCTCGACGTGATCCTCGCGTGGTGGTCGTTGCGAAGCCTGCTGGTGGTTCGCTGGCTGATCGAGCACGGCTTCGACGCCTTCGCGCCGGGCTGTGAGGTCGACGTGCTGCGATCCCGGATGTGA
- a CDS encoding sensor histidine kinase translates to MAVINGWSRGARSRVRAMDAMGAAVLFALSVVAASIQPHQHQIALRWPTAVVAAVGCSALVWRRRHPFGVLAVTVGCGVVFQLLGIRDSPLVTSPVLVSVYNVAVRTDRRTAWTAASVSAAVLLAAAVFASKSWLDPDKAAIVAWTALPAAVGDGVRSRRAYVAAVEERAEHAERTREHEAQQRVAAERVRIARELHDIVAHHIALINARAGVAVHLVDQRPEQILTALEDIRDTSRAALDELRATVGLLRQSDDPVAPRDPMPGLAQVPALLESFERAGLAVTYNLRGIAEPLEPAVDLAAFRIVQESLTNVRKHAGADRARVFVHYDRERLTITVEDDGCDGLRPPHPGAGHGLIGMRERAATIGGTLHAGPRPEGGFTVTAELPLRPGFTNPARHRRDGHDDSRTACR, encoded by the coding sequence ATGGCGGTGATCAACGGCTGGAGTCGGGGAGCGCGATCCCGGGTCCGTGCGATGGACGCGATGGGCGCTGCCGTGCTGTTCGCGCTGTCGGTCGTGGCCGCCTCGATCCAACCGCACCAGCACCAGATCGCACTGCGGTGGCCCACCGCGGTCGTGGCAGCCGTCGGCTGTTCCGCACTGGTGTGGCGGCGGCGCCACCCGTTCGGCGTACTGGCCGTCACGGTGGGCTGCGGAGTGGTCTTCCAACTGCTCGGGATTCGGGACAGCCCCCTGGTGACCAGCCCGGTGCTGGTGTCCGTCTACAACGTGGCGGTACGAACCGACCGGCGAACCGCTTGGACCGCGGCATCCGTCTCGGCCGCGGTCCTGCTGGCCGCCGCGGTGTTCGCCTCGAAGTCGTGGCTGGACCCGGACAAGGCCGCCATCGTGGCCTGGACAGCCCTGCCGGCCGCCGTCGGGGACGGAGTGCGCTCACGCCGCGCCTATGTGGCGGCCGTGGAGGAACGGGCGGAGCACGCGGAGCGCACCCGCGAGCACGAGGCACAGCAGCGCGTGGCGGCCGAGCGCGTCCGGATCGCGCGCGAGCTGCACGACATCGTCGCGCACCACATCGCCTTGATCAACGCTCGGGCGGGCGTCGCCGTGCATCTCGTCGACCAGCGACCGGAACAGATCCTCACGGCTCTGGAGGACATCCGGGACACCAGCCGTGCCGCGCTGGACGAACTACGGGCGACCGTGGGCCTGCTCCGGCAGTCGGACGATCCGGTGGCGCCCCGCGATCCGATGCCGGGCCTCGCGCAAGTACCGGCCCTGCTGGAGTCGTTCGAACGCGCAGGGCTGGCCGTGACCTACAACCTGCGGGGCATCGCGGAGCCGCTGGAGCCGGCGGTCGACCTGGCCGCGTTCCGCATCGTGCAGGAGTCCCTGACCAATGTGCGCAAGCACGCCGGAGCCGATCGCGCCCGGGTTTTCGTGCACTACGACCGTGAACGGCTGACGATCACCGTCGAGGACGACGGGTGCGACGGACTGCGCCCTCCTCACCCGGGGGCCGGTCACGGACTGATCGGAATGCGTGAGCGGGCCGCCACGATCGGGGGCACGCTGCACGCGGGACCGCGCCCCGAGGGCGGGTTCACCGTGACCGCCGAACTGCCACTGCGCCCCGGCTTCACCAACCCGGCACGGCATCGGAGAGATGGGCATGACGATTCGCGTACTGCTTGCCGATGA
- a CDS encoding MarR family winged helix-turn-helix transcriptional regulator produces MSHITPLFIDLVRVETRLYNAVSARLRAEQGLGLGQFEFLEIIDRVPECRVLDIVGEVAITVGAVSKAVDRLVAAGWCVRVAHPQDRRSSVLRLTPEGEERLSASRPIVESELTSLTGAVPPDALARIGSTLAGLRATLEAGPHGRAE; encoded by the coding sequence GTGAGCCACATCACTCCCCTCTTCATCGATCTGGTCCGCGTCGAGACCCGGCTCTACAACGCGGTGAGCGCCCGGCTGCGTGCCGAACAAGGGCTGGGGCTGGGACAGTTCGAGTTCTTGGAGATCATCGACCGCGTGCCCGAGTGCCGCGTGCTCGACATCGTCGGCGAAGTGGCGATCACCGTGGGGGCCGTCAGCAAGGCGGTCGACCGGCTGGTGGCCGCGGGCTGGTGCGTCCGGGTCGCCCACCCCCAGGACCGTCGCTCGTCCGTCCTCCGCCTCACACCCGAGGGTGAGGAGCGGTTGTCCGCATCCCGCCCCATCGTCGAGAGTGAGCTCACCTCACTGACCGGGGCGGTTCCCCCCGACGCCCTGGCCCGCATCGGCTCAACCCTGGCCGGTCTCCGCGCAACCCTGGAGGCGGGCCCCCACGGCCGTGCTGAATGA
- a CDS encoding ribosome-inactivating family protein, with translation MTRRTEPAERVEHGPVRRRLVSAAVVVSVLAGTLGAGGSVTYGATDRTGQDRSAPEQYQAQAQPAVTEDEDFADLYTRTIANIRNAMLGEQSVRRPGAGHLIQNPDPGAFQSINIGRFTEDEFILGRMVRGVFRRSDNYLLGFYVESLDASRRVFYTFTEQVNGRARDMVPRNVYPGVRREHFGWGVTYRGLPATTISRSTLRNAVHDIYHHDPNTSTHTLEAGVQVLAVALAEGARFQAIPAYVAQHIRGREAWVVGGHADEIRNWDQRSQVVLQARAADPSGNGEVWQQRREYAWNGARVLLTALDLARRLYLIKPPARRP, from the coding sequence ATGACGCGAAGGACGGAACCGGCCGAACGGGTCGAACACGGGCCGGTGCGACGGCGGTTGGTCAGCGCGGCCGTGGTCGTCTCGGTGCTCGCGGGCACGCTGGGCGCCGGAGGGTCGGTCACCTACGGCGCGACCGACCGGACCGGACAGGACCGGAGCGCCCCAGAGCAGTACCAGGCACAGGCACAGCCGGCGGTGACGGAGGACGAGGATTTCGCCGACCTCTACACCCGCACGATCGCGAACATCCGCAACGCGATGCTGGGAGAGCAGAGCGTCCGACGGCCCGGTGCCGGGCACCTGATCCAGAATCCCGACCCCGGGGCCTTCCAGTCGATCAACATCGGCCGGTTCACGGAGGACGAGTTCATCCTGGGCCGCATGGTCCGAGGAGTCTTCCGCCGGTCCGACAACTATCTGCTCGGGTTCTACGTGGAGAGCCTGGACGCCAGCCGCCGGGTGTTCTACACGTTCACCGAGCAGGTGAACGGCCGGGCCAGGGACATGGTCCCGCGGAACGTGTACCCGGGCGTCCGCAGGGAGCACTTCGGCTGGGGGGTGACCTACCGGGGTCTGCCCGCGACCACCATCAGCCGGAGCACCCTGCGGAACGCGGTGCACGACATCTATCACCACGACCCGAACACGAGCACCCACACGCTGGAGGCCGGGGTCCAGGTGCTGGCCGTGGCCCTGGCCGAAGGCGCGAGGTTCCAGGCGATTCCGGCGTACGTCGCCCAGCACATCCGGGGCAGGGAAGCCTGGGTCGTGGGCGGCCACGCGGACGAGATCAGGAACTGGGACCAGCGCTCCCAGGTCGTCCTTCAGGCACGTGCCGCCGACCCGAGCGGCAATGGCGAGGTGTGGCAGCAGCGCCGTGAGTACGCCTGGAACGGGGCCCGCGTGCTGCTGACCGCGCTGGACCTGGCCCGTCGGCTCTATCTGATCAAGCCGCCGGCCAGAAGGCCCTGA
- a CDS encoding response regulator transcription factor has translation MTIRVLLADDQALLRGTFRMLFDATDDMETVAEASNGHEAVELAGEHHPDVVLMDIRMPETDGIEATRLISASEDLAGVKVLILTTFEDDEYVAEALRAGASGFLGKGASPEELLDAVRTVADGEALLSPSATRALITRFLAQPDPCTVATHDRLECLTPRERDVTSLVALGLSNDEIAERLFVSPLTAKTHVNRAMTKLAARDRAQLVVVAYQCGLVGLVTEPSRPQVRARS, from the coding sequence ATGACGATTCGCGTACTGCTTGCCGATGACCAGGCCCTGCTGCGGGGCACCTTCAGAATGCTGTTCGACGCCACCGACGACATGGAGACCGTGGCCGAGGCGTCCAACGGGCACGAGGCGGTCGAACTGGCCGGTGAACACCATCCGGACGTGGTCCTGATGGACATCCGCATGCCGGAGACGGACGGCATCGAGGCGACACGGCTCATCAGCGCGTCCGAGGACCTCGCAGGCGTGAAGGTGCTCATCCTGACCACGTTCGAGGACGACGAGTACGTCGCCGAGGCGCTGCGCGCCGGTGCGAGCGGCTTCCTCGGCAAGGGAGCGAGCCCCGAGGAACTCCTGGACGCCGTCCGCACGGTCGCGGACGGCGAGGCGCTGCTGTCCCCGTCGGCCACGCGAGCGTTGATCACCCGATTCCTGGCGCAGCCGGATCCGTGCACGGTCGCCACACACGACCGGCTGGAGTGCCTGACACCGCGGGAACGCGACGTCACGAGTCTTGTCGCGCTGGGCCTGTCCAACGACGAGATCGCCGAACGTCTGTTCGTCAGCCCGCTGACAGCCAAGACCCACGTCAACCGGGCCATGACCAAGCTGGCGGCCCGTGACCGTGCCCAGCTCGTGGTCGTCGCCTATCAGTGCGGACTGGTCGGCCTCGTGACCGAACCAAGTCGCCCGCAGGTGCGCGCGCGGTCGTGA
- a CDS encoding alpha/beta hydrolase, whose product MSRQQREALDALLRSAPRSETPPTPEEQRNGFAAALTRPAPEDVATRRTVLGGRPALELEPAGASGRGRLLYLHGGGYVVGSPDTHAGLVGELARRAGLRATSVDYRLAPEHQFPAAVDDGLAAYRDLLGAGTDPRDLVVAGDSAGAGLTIATLLAAREAGLPQPAAVVVFSPWVDLTLAGESIRSKEGADPIFTAADVRACADLYIGSGDRAHLLASPVFADLTGLPPLLVQVGANEVLLDDAVRLAGRAGADGVEVTLEVGPGLPHVFQHHYGRLDEADAALDRAARFLAAHLSADDLEPVH is encoded by the coding sequence ATGTCCCGACAGCAGCGCGAAGCCCTGGACGCCCTGCTCCGCTCCGCCCCTCGCAGCGAGACGCCGCCCACTCCCGAGGAGCAGCGCAACGGTTTCGCCGCGGCCCTCACCCGCCCCGCGCCGGAGGACGTGGCCACCCGCAGGACCGTCCTGGGCGGGCGGCCGGCCCTGGAGCTGGAGCCGGCCGGAGCCTCCGGCCGCGGCCGGCTGCTCTACCTGCACGGCGGCGGCTACGTCGTCGGCTCACCGGACACCCACGCGGGGCTGGTCGGTGAACTGGCCCGCCGCGCCGGGCTGCGCGCGACGTCGGTGGACTACCGGCTGGCGCCCGAGCACCAGTTCCCCGCGGCTGTCGACGACGGGCTCGCGGCCTACCGCGACCTGCTGGGGGCGGGCACCGACCCACGGGACCTGGTGGTGGCCGGTGACTCCGCCGGAGCCGGCTTGACCATCGCCACGCTGCTTGCCGCCCGGGAGGCCGGGCTGCCGCAGCCGGCCGCCGTGGTCGTCTTCTCCCCCTGGGTCGACCTCACCCTCGCCGGGGAGAGCATCCGTTCCAAGGAAGGCGCCGATCCCATCTTCACGGCGGCCGACGTGCGCGCGTGCGCCGATCTCTACATCGGTTCGGGCGACCGGGCGCATCTCCTGGCCAGCCCGGTGTTCGCGGACCTCACCGGACTGCCCCCACTCCTCGTGCAGGTCGGCGCGAACGAGGTACTCCTCGACGACGCGGTCCGACTGGCCGGCCGCGCGGGTGCCGACGGCGTCGAGGTCACGCTCGAAGTCGGCCCCGGCCTCCCTCACGTGTTCCAGCACCACTACGGCCGCCTCGACGAGGCGGACGCCGCACTCGACCGCGCCGCCCGCTTCCTCGCGGCCCACCTGAGCGCCGACGACCTCGAACCGGTCCACTGA
- a CDS encoding sigma-70 family RNA polymerase sigma factor — protein MNRYRTGPAVSERERLVTDHGHLVEREAARYRTWHIDRADLRQAGMLGLLIAASRFDPDRAVPFGAYAHTWVRKEIQRAISQQEFPAVVPADLVGRTVALRRALDENADSLNLAAACLGISPATVTALHRQLRTSAREDDEELPAPGYVFDDPELTVMALDFTEAARAALARIDPRQAEALVLRYGLDDQPGRSFRQIGRHLEVSDHTAKKLVERAQAELRLLIT, from the coding sequence GTGAACAGGTACCGGACCGGACCGGCCGTCTCTGAGCGTGAACGTCTGGTCACCGATCACGGCCACCTCGTCGAACGGGAGGCCGCCCGCTACCGCACCTGGCACATCGATCGGGCGGACCTGCGACAGGCCGGCATGCTCGGACTCCTGATCGCCGCGAGCCGCTTCGACCCCGATCGCGCCGTGCCCTTCGGGGCCTACGCGCACACGTGGGTGCGCAAGGAGATCCAGAGAGCCATCTCCCAGCAGGAGTTCCCCGCCGTCGTGCCCGCCGATCTCGTCGGCCGCACCGTGGCCCTGCGCCGCGCCCTCGACGAGAACGCGGACAGCCTGAACCTTGCGGCCGCGTGCCTGGGCATCTCGCCGGCGACCGTCACAGCCCTCCACCGGCAGCTTCGTACCTCCGCCCGCGAGGACGACGAAGAACTGCCCGCACCCGGTTACGTCTTCGACGACCCCGAACTCACCGTGATGGCCCTGGACTTCACCGAGGCGGCCCGCGCAGCTCTGGCCCGCATCGACCCACGTCAGGCCGAGGCATTGGTCCTGCGCTACGGCCTGGACGACCAGCCAGGACGGTCGTTCCGCCAGATCGGCCGCCACCTCGAAGTCTCCGACCACACCGCCAAGAAGCTCGTCGAACGAGCCCAGGCCGAACTGCGCCTGCTCATCACCTGA
- a CDS encoding transposase has translation MIRAYKFLMRPTVRQAASLGEMLRDHCSLYNGALEERSDAYRHASKTSVTYGRQSAQLKDIRAFDPERQGRWSFSSQQATLRRLDKAFAAFFRRVASGETPGYPRFRGINWFDTVDFPKDGDGCRWDSTPHDPVTRVRFQGVGHVKVNQHRPVAGKVKTVSVKREGKRWYVILTAERSQPEPLPATGRVVGIDMGIANFLADSGGEFTPNPRHGRRATAKLQAAQRALSRFPRVRRDERTKNHQRAVQKVADLHRKVRRQRLDHAHKTALGLVREHDFIAHEDLKIRNMLKAPAPKSDPTTPGGFLPNGAACKAGLNRSISDAGWGVFLTILHAKAESAGREVIAVDPRNTSRTCPECGYVAAENRPTQEKFHCQNCDHQTHADTVGALNVLRAGLARRQAQPA, from the coding sequence ATGATCCGTGCGTACAAGTTCCTCATGCGGCCCACCGTTCGCCAGGCGGCCTCGCTCGGCGAGATGCTGCGGGATCACTGCTCGCTCTACAACGGAGCCTTGGAGGAACGCAGCGACGCCTACCGGCACGCCTCGAAGACGAGCGTCACGTACGGGCGGCAGTCCGCGCAGCTCAAGGACATCCGGGCGTTCGACCCGGAACGGCAGGGTCGCTGGTCGTTCTCGTCGCAGCAGGCGACGTTGCGCCGCCTGGACAAGGCGTTCGCCGCGTTCTTCCGCCGGGTCGCGTCCGGCGAGACGCCGGGCTACCCCCGTTTCCGGGGCATCAACTGGTTCGACACCGTCGACTTCCCCAAGGACGGCGACGGCTGCCGCTGGGACTCCACCCCGCACGACCCGGTCACCCGTGTCCGCTTCCAAGGCGTCGGGCACGTCAAGGTCAACCAGCACCGGCCCGTGGCCGGCAAGGTCAAGACGGTCTCCGTCAAGCGCGAAGGCAAGCGCTGGTATGTGATCCTGACCGCCGAGCGGTCCCAGCCGGAGCCACTGCCCGCGACCGGCCGCGTGGTCGGCATCGACATGGGCATAGCCAACTTCCTTGCCGACTCGGGCGGCGAGTTCACGCCCAACCCGCGCCACGGCCGCCGCGCCACAGCGAAACTCCAAGCCGCGCAGCGGGCACTGTCCCGCTTCCCCCGGGTGCGCCGCGACGAGCGCACCAAGAACCATCAGCGGGCCGTTCAGAAGGTCGCCGACCTGCACCGTAAGGTCCGGCGCCAACGCCTCGACCACGCACACAAGACCGCCCTCGGCCTCGTGCGCGAACACGACTTCATCGCGCACGAAGACCTCAAGATCCGCAATATGCTCAAAGCTCCCGCCCCGAAGTCGGACCCCACGACCCCGGGCGGCTTCCTGCCCAACGGGGCCGCCTGCAAGGCCGGACTCAACCGCTCGATCTCAGATGCCGGATGGGGGGTGTTCCTGACGATCCTGCACGCCAAGGCTGAAAGCGCCGGACGGGAAGTGATCGCCGTGGACCCCCGCAACACCTCCCGCACCTGCCCCGAATGCGGGTACGTCGCAGCGGAGAACCGGCCCACACAGGAGAAGTTCCACTGTCAGAACTGCGACCACCAGACGCACGCCGACACCGTGGGCGCGCTCAACGTTCTACGGGCCGGGCTGGCCCGTCGCCAAGCCCAACCGGCATAG
- a CDS encoding helix-turn-helix transcriptional regulator: protein MGNQAEVRDFLSTRRDRITPEQVGIIGGGRRRLPGLRREEVAMLAGMSSDYYAKMERGSLAGVSPEVLDALARALRLDEAETEHLHDLARAADPAPSRRRSRPAQATVRPSLQRFLDAITGAPAWIVDQRADILATNPLARALLAPLLEDPDARNNSARFIFLSPAARTFYPQWEHAADASAANLRTSAGRNPRDKALTDLIGELMARSDAFSSRWSAHGVRLHRTGTKHIHHPDVGDLAFVYEGVELPDHPGWMLYTYTSAAGSPTEERVNLLGSLAATTADGRATAHALHPDDL from the coding sequence ATGGGCAACCAGGCCGAGGTGCGGGACTTCCTGAGCACACGACGCGACCGCATCACCCCCGAGCAGGTGGGGATCATCGGCGGCGGCCGTCGCCGCCTGCCCGGTCTGCGCCGCGAGGAAGTCGCCATGCTGGCGGGGATGAGCAGCGACTACTACGCGAAGATGGAACGCGGAAGCCTCGCCGGCGTCTCTCCGGAGGTACTCGACGCCCTGGCCAGGGCCCTTCGCCTCGACGAGGCGGAGACCGAGCACCTGCACGACCTCGCCAGGGCCGCGGACCCCGCGCCGAGCCGACGCCGCTCCCGCCCCGCACAGGCGACCGTCCGGCCCTCGCTCCAGCGCTTCCTCGACGCGATCACCGGAGCACCCGCATGGATCGTCGATCAGCGGGCCGACATCCTCGCCACCAACCCGCTCGCCCGCGCCCTGCTCGCCCCGCTGCTCGAGGACCCGGACGCCCGGAACAACAGCGCGCGGTTCATCTTCCTCAGCCCCGCCGCGCGCACCTTCTACCCGCAGTGGGAGCACGCCGCGGACGCCTCCGCCGCGAACCTGCGGACATCGGCGGGGCGAAACCCGCGCGACAAGGCCCTGACCGACCTCATCGGGGAACTCATGGCCCGCAGTGACGCCTTCAGCAGCCGCTGGTCCGCCCACGGCGTCCGCCTGCACCGCACCGGCACCAAGCACATCCACCACCCCGACGTCGGCGACCTCGCATTCGTCTACGAGGGCGTCGAGCTGCCCGACCACCCGGGATGGATGCTGTACACGTACACGAGCGCGGCGGGATCCCCGACCGAGGAACGGGTCAACCTCCTCGGCAGCCTCGCGGCCACGACGGCCGACGGGCGGGCCACCGCACACGCCCTCCACCCGGACGACCTGTGA
- the coaD gene encoding pantetheine-phosphate adenylyltransferase, translating to MRALFPGSFDPVTPGHQDVLRRAAVLFDEVVVCVMFNPNKTGRFPVEERLDRLRVAATGLSNVTVDSHTGGLLVDYCRRAGIDVVVRGVRGVRDLDYEMPMARMNHELAGVETFFLAADPALAHVSSTLVTAMGQAGPRPE from the coding sequence ATGCGAGCCCTCTTTCCAGGATCCTTCGACCCGGTCACTCCAGGGCATCAGGACGTACTCCGGCGCGCTGCCGTCCTGTTCGACGAGGTCGTCGTGTGCGTGATGTTCAATCCGAACAAGACCGGCCGCTTCCCCGTCGAGGAACGACTGGACCGACTCCGTGTGGCGGCAACCGGCTTGAGCAACGTCACCGTCGACTCCCACACCGGCGGCCTGCTGGTCGACTACTGCCGCCGAGCCGGAATCGACGTCGTCGTGCGGGGAGTTCGCGGTGTTCGCGACCTGGACTACGAGATGCCGATGGCCCGCATGAACCACGAACTGGCCGGAGTGGAGACGTTCTTCCTCGCCGCAGACCCTGCCCTGGCCCACGTCTCCTCCACCCTCGTCACCGCGATGGGCCAAGCGGGACCGCGCCCGGAATGA